TATAGTGGTCTATCCTCCGCTGTTGCAGTACCTCATTGACACACTGTACTGGCGAGGCATGTTTCAAGTGATGGCAGCTCTCTACCTCAACATCGTTGTCACAGCATACCTGTTTCCGGGTCGAGAGGAAGCGTCCCCGGAAGATGACGTGGACGTTATTAGCGACATTCTGACCGACATCATCGTCACCGAGAGATTTGTGGAATACGAGCCAGGTGATGAGCTCAGAGTGTATGAAGTTGACGTCGGGGTTCAGGACGACTTCAGTGATGTGGCTTCGCAGACAAGTAAGCAGGATGCCCAGTCCATTAAGCAGGATGCCCATATAGAGAGTCAGGCCATTGAACAAGGAGCCCTGTCTGTAGCCGTTTCTCTTGAGAAGGTACCTGAAAATACCAATGATGATAAGACACCCGAGTCTGAAAAGAGTCCACTTAACGATAACGCACCCAAGAGTACAGGTGAAGATAACAAACTTGAAATGACTGCAGAtgaagatagcacacctggaaAAAGCACAGATGAAGATAACACACCTGGACAAAACAAAGATGAAGATAACACATCTGGAAAAAGCACAGGCGAAGATAACACACCTGGAAAACACACACATGAAGATAACACACCTGAAAAAAGTTCAGGTGAAGATAACACACCTGAAAAAAGCACAGGTGAAGATAACACAACTGAAAACTATACACATATAACGTTTGACAGTGAGAACGATGTGAGGACGTACGACACAATTGAGATCATCAAAACCAAGTTGAAGCCGGACGCTGATGATGTTGGCATATACAACGCAGCATTTGAAGACATCGATGACCAAAATAGTGTCATTGCTGCCTCAAACAGGACATTTAGAAAAATCGGCGAAGATAAGGCACGGAGAAGGAGCAGTGTGATGGAAATAGAGGTCATCAAACATCCCTCTTCCAGAAAGAAGAAGTGGTACAAACGGTTGCATGGATCTCTAGAGAATAGCAAAGGCTACTACATGTTTGTATTCAGCGGTATTATATCACTGTTCGGAGGAAGCATCCTAACAGGCCACCTCTCGGCCTATATCCTTGACTACTACCACACTGATAGCTTCGCAGCCTCTATGTCCTACACAGCCTTTGGTGTATCAGCTGCCATTGGGAAACTGATCCATGGTTTTCTGGCTACCAACAACAGAGTCAACCCAGCTTTTCTATACGTCGGTTTTGGGGTCTTGGCCGGGTTGATGACGTTCGTATTTCTCTTTGACGTTTCCCTCTTTGTGTTGTACGGTTATGTagtgttgttcagtatatgctATGCAAGTAGAGGAGGCGCAGTGTTACCAGCCATGATGATCCGGCTAGCAGGAGAGGACAACTTCGCCCTGGCCCTTGGTGTCTATAGCCTTGTCACTGCATTTGGCTATCTTGTTGGAGCGCCTACAGCGGGTATGTAGAGCCTCATACATATTTCATGTAGGTACCCCAACCATGTGAATTGTCCACTGTTTAAATCTTCACATGATCTCAAATTATTTCATGACGTGTACTGGTTTTCACAGACCCTTTCATGTAATTTTGAAAGCATATTTTCGCCAAACTGAATCTTCGTTGGAACATGTTCTTGTACTATGGTTCTACTGTTGACGTTTCATATTTAGTGAGTTATCTTGTAGTCGCGTATTCTCAGCAGTATTCTCATGATGAATTAAGACTGAAACGGTCCTAGATATTAGTGTCTGTTTTAGATATTAGTGTCTGATGGGTTATCACTCCTCTCCAAGTTGTGTCAGTGTATATATTCCACAATCAACACACAGTAAAAAGTTAAAAGTTTTCTTAAACATACTTACAAAGTGAATAACCCCACTCACGCCAGTGATTCGCTACCtgttctcaaaatcaaaaccgaTCTTGTCCAACTTCCTTTGCCTGTCTGCGCCATCATGGCTACTATCAAAGAGGTGAATGTTTACGCAGGGCACAGATGAGTGTTCTTTAGAACAAaccaaacaagcaaaaaaaaccccaaaacacgGGAACATTTGTCCACGTGGAACTGTATGAAGCGTGTGTAAAATATGCCTTCTACCTTTGATGTGTGCATGCGATTCAGACTTTTACGGGAAGATTTTATCAGCCAATGCTGCCAACTGACATTTTAGGGATTAGAAGTGTGAGTGCATAAACTGGGCTTTTCAAatgcggggacaccagaaatgggttttactcATTATAAACTTGCAGGGAATCGAAACCCGCTCTAACTGCGAAAAGTCTTAACCTACTGATTATCCACCTATTCTTAACAGGAAACTGTACACACATAAGTTGCTGTTTCAGCAATTCCTTCAGTCCTGACCTACTTAAGATGTGCTAGTCAGGACAATGTTACTGAGATTAAAACAATCTGTTTGGCTTATGGACTGTTGTCTTTAGTCACGGTAAGGTTGGTATTACCCTACCGGGACAAAAGACAATATTGTCAACATACGTGGATATCTTAAAGAAACGAAGAGCTATTACGCCGTTACTGCATTTAAAGTAGCCatgtgttttgacaatatttgtaTTAGGTTTTCATTAACGGCATTCATTAGGGACCTTTCATTGATCACGGCTAGGGGTGATGATTATTCTAAGTGGGGTCACCCGTTTACTTCTTTGCGATGGGGGTCAACAAGTTTGTGCACACGTGGTAGTGGTGGGCAACTGGGGGAGGGGGTCGTTGATTGTATACATGACATGATGGGGTGAGAGTGTcaggtcacttactttgtacacaCGTGGTGGTGGGCAACTGGGGGAGGGGGTCGTTGATTGTATACATGACATGATGGGGTGGGGTGTCAGGTTACTTACTTTGTACACACGTGGTGGTGGGCAACTGGGGGAGGGGGTCGTTGATTGTATACATGACATGATGGGGTGGGGTGTcaggtcacttactttgtacacaCGTGGTGGTGGGCAACTGGGGGAGGGGGTCGTTGATTGTATACATGACATGATGGGATGAGGGTGTCAGGTCACTTACTTTGTGCATACATTTAAGAGGGTGTCGAGGCGATGGGGTAGgatagtggttaaggcgttggctTGCCACGCCAAAGATCCTGGTTCgagtctccacatgggtacaatttgtgaagcccaattttggtgtccctcgccgtgatgttgctggaatattgataaaagcggcgaaaaaccatattcactcattcactcactcactcacaaactatgGGGTGTCATTTACAtcgtacatgcttctccataaaacaTCGTCATCTTGAACGGTCCCTTATCCTAATATTCTGTGGATATAATCTGTGCATACTGTTTATTGTATACCCCTCCACTTCAGGCTGGATTTTCGACGCCACCCATTCCTACAAGTGGCCCTTCGTTATGTCGGCCATATCCTTGACGTTATCATCCGTGATGCTGCTTGTTCCTTGTGGCTGGAGGACAAAGTCCTGAACCCTGAACCTTTGTGTCAACACTTTGCCCACGTGTCCTCCACCGCACGTGTTCTACCACAGAGGTCAAGGTATGGCATGTGGCATTGAAAGTGTTCTACAGGAGACTTGTTTCACGACGCCCCCTAAAGCCTGCTCCAAGCATGTCTGAGTATTTGTGCTGGTGGAACACAAGCTGAATGTCATGGAAGAACCGAGAGTGCTGAGAATTACGTTATAAACtctagttggtgttgagacattTAATGAGGCTGATGCAATGTGGCagtatgttatttttattcGGGTTTTACGGGATTCAAACATACCCACGCCACCCTCGCACCCTGTTTCATCAGGGATCACAGGCTCATTAAGTTAAGCGATCTTCGCGATGATACACTCTCCCGTGATTCATAGTCTGTCCTTAATCTACATTGCCGTTCTCGTTTATGATTTATTTCTGCGGGTACGTGTATGTTCAAAATTTTATTGTGTCTAAGGTCGCgttcaaaattacttcgttagcATAGTTGTTGgtaggtttgttgtttaagtttCCTCGCcacaatattcccgctatattgtggcggtctgtaaatattcgattgtggccagacaatccagtgatcaacaacatgagcatcgatctccgcaactgggatacgatgacgtgtgtgaaCCAAGCTATTGCCAACATGTAGTAGTTAGTACCTGAATTCAATTTTAAGGAGATACCATTCCTTTTAACATTGACACATTACTCATAGTGGGGATCCTTGTCTCATAATTTTAAGTTAAGTGCCAGAGTTACAAGTAAAATGTTTCGTCTTTTGGTAAGACGCGGCCACGGGATCGAACCCCAGGCCACCTCAGTCTCAGTTTCCTGTTGTCATCACTGACGAAAGACCCCAAAGCAAGAGATTCGGGGTACAGTGTTACCAGAAAGCACCTAGTGTGTGCTTTCGTGTTTTCGCGTTTTGCTCGAAAGGACACGTTTTATACAATAAAGTGCTACATGTTTATATCAACAAGGtcattgatgtttgtttgttgtctgacGCCCAAGAATGTTCATTGAGGACGCCTGTAAGTGATCTAGTCTgaacccagtgattgatagtGTGAGCATCAAGCCATACTGTCAGGTTGCGAGGACATCCGGTTAACCAACACAGGTACCCGGCCACCATTAAgaaagtgagttagtgagtttagttttataccgcttttagcagtattccagcaatatcacgaatgaggacaccagaaatgagctttacataTTGTGCtcaatcgaacacgggtctacGGCATAACGAGCGAATGTCATagccacaagactaccccaccgatCCAACACGTCACCTTGTACGTTGCTGGTGCAGTTACCCGTaaggatccgggttagaattggtcgtcagcaacccatgcttgtcgggtggtcaggttcgctgacttggttgactcatatcATCGTACCCCAAATGTGTAGACGGAtgttcatgacgttgatcactggattgtttggtccagactcgattatttacagacggccgccatatccCTAGAATATGGCTGAagatggcgtaaaactaaactccctaacTGGTTTCGAATCATGCTGATGGACTAAAAATCCTCTCGCTTGATTACGATCGTTTATGTTCAGACTTACACAGATGCATGTGGGTGTCACCAATAACCTGAGTATATATGACTTAGGTCGTGTCAGGCGTTAATACTGTATTATGCTTTGACATAATGGGAGAATGTTCAGTGTGTATTCAAGCAGAGTTATTCACGCAGTGGTCTTGGCGAGTTACGTGGTTTTGGCTTCCTACTCGCAGACCACAGGGATAAACTGGTTTCTGAACAGCACCTTAAAGATGATTCTCTCTCTATCGGCGGATTGTTGTTGTAGCTATATAATCCGATAAGAGTGCGttttggatgagtgagtgttttGCTGGGAACAACCCACTATATCAACAAgtgttcagtgttgtcacaacttctagtgtacagtacacatcgTTGCACAGTTAatgaacccacgaatccgttggtatatgaccagatggtggccacatgaatacgtgcaaacacctagctGCAGGTAGaccaacatgcagtaaactttgGCAAAGTGCTGTGACAGTGTCCCAATCcatccagctgtgaatgggtacctcgtaaggatgcaAAAGCCCCAAAACCCAGTGCGACTAGTGGCTGCAAGGGTTGTATACTCCCCGGGGAGTTGATATTGTTACAACATCCAAACATCGAGGGGACAGTACTAgtaccttgagcatgtactagttgcgtggatataTGCGCTTTATAGATATCCCATCCTAATCCTAACCCTAATCCTAATCCAACAAGGCTCCCCCActgctactgatatacaataCAGAATCCCAGCCCTCTCAAGTCGTTTGCACCCTTACAAATCACTCGGCAgctgggtagccaagtggttaagctATTACTCGTGACGtcaaagacccgtgttcgattcctcaaTGTgttcaatgtgtaaaacccatttcttgtgtcctaaactgaaatattgcagaattAAATGAATTAAACAAACACTCGCTCAGCGTTAACCTAGATACAaattaaacataaacattttctCATGCTGTGGATATGCTCTCTTGCTCTGTGAGGGTATACAAACCCTTGCGCATAATTAGGTCGGGTGTGACTGAACCACCAGCTTTAGGTAGTGCGCATATTAAGAGCTGAGGACAAGACATTCATGTTCATCTATGCATTCAAGGTATGCGCAGCAACACTTTGTTTATTGTTACACGGACAAACGTCCATACAAGGTCGGTCTATCGTCACACGTATTACCTTCTGTAATTATACCGCCACACCAAGCACTGAATACACCTTACTTTCTCGGGAGACCTGCTAATTATGACTATGTGATTATCATTTGAGACCTGCATGCATGACGTGGCTTGCTTTCATGTAACCATTAACGTGTGTTTATGCATGATGTTAATACAATCGTGCAGGTGAGCGCATGAAAATGAATGTGCATGTATGAGGCGTATCGGTATCAGTGATGTACTCGGCTGTGTgcgtgtgcctgtgtgtgtgcgtgtgcacaTTTGCGTATGCATGTGTGCCCAAGTACGGTTGTGAACGTAGATTCGTGTTTGTCATGTCCTGATTGATGCGTTATTTAAGTGAGttgttgagtttagttttacgccgcactgagcaacattccagctatatggcgacggtctgtaaataatggagttggatcagacaatccagtgctcgtTATTTAAGTAACAGCATGGAAATATTCAAGTTGATGCTCTGAGTTGAAATGCGCCTGTCGCAGTGTGCAAGAGCGTCTATGCGTGCTTTCGTTCATGAGACGTCGTATAAGTATGCGTAGAAATTCAGGATGAGAAGGCCCCCATCTATCATGTTTAGTCAGTTCCACGAGATGAATATACTGCTAGGTTGAATATATGTTAAATAGTGGAGATATCCCTTTGTGAATGGTCAAACAGGGTCAAGATGCTGGAATACAAAACAAGGTTAACCCTACGACgaccgagtgagtgagggagtttagttttacgcctcttttagcaatattccagcaatatcagggcgagggacaccagaaatggtcttcacgcaTTGTTACCCAAgtggagattcgaacccgggtcttcggcgtcacgagcgaacgctttaaccacggggCTACCCCACAGTCCGATCATCACGCAATGTGCACTGATCATATTGCTAGGAGTAGCGTTATACAAAGACtgtaaaacaagcaaagcatacGTATGTTCACGAGTTTGAGTGCGTATTTGTGTGAAGTCTGTGTTTTGCCGGGCTTAAGATGCAGACAGAGAATTTCTTAAAGTTAGCATATAGTGACACACATACCTGCATGTCGTGTGCAGGATGCTTGGCTGTCCCTGCCTGAGTTTTAACAAAACAGTTCCGGGCTGCTGCACCGTCCTACACAAGTACAGTTCAACCATCTCTGGGTGGGGAATTAAATGAGCTGCTCACAAGGGAAATATGTTTTTCGGTTTTGTTGAGAAAAGGCTTTGCCACTGAGTGGTATTGTTCAACAAAGATGTTAAGTAAGATAATGGATGGTGGATGCGAGAATGATAggggtgtgtgtggtggtgtacgGGGAAGCATCCGTACTGAACCATTATGTGACTTCTAGTAGTTGTCTGCTGACGTAATCCCATGCATAAATGAATCTCAAACATTAACAGGGAAAAGTTTTTGTACATGCTTTTAATGAGTTGGTAATAATTTTTGTAGATTCAGACACACTCAACTGCAACGAAGAACGAGAATTGAGTAAACATAGTAATTCTGCAACGCGCCGTGGATATTCCCTCGTGGATCCTGTGATCTGATGGGACTGATTTCAGACAGGTGCCCGGCAGTCGTGAGAAAGCACTGTCTTCAGTGTGTCTACACAGCACATTGCCGCTTACTCATTTGTTCGAAAGGCAGtcgagtagtctagtggttcaaACATTCAGTCGTCACGTCCCGAGTTCGAGTCCCCACAACGTGTGAAGCTCTTTTCTGAGGTTCccagccgtgatgttgctggcaaATAAGGGCAAATAAGTTATCACTTTAAAGttattgtgaaaaaatataacaaaaggACTAGTACCTTTGTGTTgctaaacagaaaaaaatcgCCAAACGTCCTGGTAATAACGGAACTGTCCAAAATCTTTTTGTTAATCGTGCATTTGTttccaaaatgtgaaaaaagcaATCGTGGtacaaatgcacgtgcatgaTTGTGGAATAAATACCGATGTTGGACACAGCTGTGCAGTAACCCAAACTCCACCACTACTATAACACGACTTACGTGGGCAGAGCTGATCGGTCTGGCCAATATTGAAGATTCACAACGTCAGCtgacatgcaacttccgccATCAGCAAATTGATCAACCATAAACAGCAGAGTCGCCAGATCGAAACCCGCGCGACATCGGGAAGAGCTAGAGTTACGACACCGCCCCAAGACTGACAGCATGTAACAGATCCATCCCCGGAAAAGATTCGTGACAGATTCTATACACGCCATCAGCAGAAAAACCACTTGACATGGCTGATATACGATCCCAACGCCCTTTGCGTGGTATGGCCTTGACACGTCTACACCGTCAACGCAGACTTCAAAGGGCACTGTCTACGTCAGTGGCAGCGACGTCGCTGGGAGAGAATGATTTTGTAGATGGAAGTCGGTTCCGTAGGTTTAGCAGCGACATCAGACTTCAGACATGACCCCAGTGGAACATATTTGATCTCCAGCTGATACCAGCTTCAACGAAGAGACGTGTACCTGACTCCTGTCGTATTATGTGACTCTTTATTCACTTTCCGAATGAACAGCCTTCAGTCAAAAATGACATGCATTTTTCCCATAATCCTCACAGAATATGCATAGAAGAACACTATTGTGCGCAGAGCATGCACACGAAACATTCTTGTTCACAGAACATCCACGAGAAACACTATTGCTCAAAGAAAATCAACACGAAAAGCTATTGTTCTCAGAACATCCACACGAAACACTATTGTTCACAGTACATCAACACGAAACACTATTGCTCACAGAATATCCACACGGAATactattttttttcaatgtagATCCACACAAAAAACGTTCTTCACAGAACATCCACACGAAACACTTTTCTTCACAGAACATCCATATGAAACGCTGTTGGTCACAGAACATACACGCGAAACACTATTGTTCACGGAACATCCACACAGAGCACTATTGTTCACAGAATATCCGTATGGAACACTATTGTTCACTGCACATCCACACAAAAAACTATTGTTCACAGAACATCC
This genomic stretch from Haliotis asinina isolate JCU_RB_2024 chromosome 4, JCU_Hal_asi_v2, whole genome shotgun sequence harbors:
- the LOC137282427 gene encoding uncharacterized protein, which translates into the protein MAGVHDIVVLLANSWIRLFISGLKFTSGIFYVALLQEFQLASGVTSWITTLQYFVNALTCAVGGILVRRFGSRVTTMAGGSIMFLGMLTSGFATQISHVFITFGVVSGIGSGLTYIGSFEALKVSFTKHRNLAFGFGGFISSMGIVVYPPLLQYLIDTLYWRGMFQVMAALYLNIVVTAYLFPGREEASPEDDVDVISDILTDIIVTERFVEYEPGDELRVYEVDVGVQDDFSDVASQTSKQDAQSIKQDAHIESQAIEQGALSVAVSLEKVPENTNDDKTPESEKSPLNDNAPKSTGEDNKLEMTADEDSTPGKSTDEDNTPGQNKDEDNTSGKSTGEDNTPGKHTHEDNTPEKSSGEDNTPEKSTGEDNTTENYTHITFDSENDVRTYDTIEIIKTKLKPDADDVGIYNAAFEDIDDQNSVIAASNRTFRKIGEDKARRRSSVMEIEVIKHPSSRKKKWYKRLHGSLENSKGYYMFVFSGIISLFGGSILTGHLSAYILDYYHTDSFAASMSYTAFGVSAAIGKLIHGFLATNNRVNPAFLYVGFGVLAGLMTFVFLFDVSLFVLYGYVVLFSICYASRGGAVLPAMMIRLAGEDNFALALGVYSLVTAFGYLVGAPTAGWIFDATHSYKWPFVMSAISLTLSSVMLLVPCGWRTKS